Proteins co-encoded in one Pedosphaera parvula Ellin514 genomic window:
- a CDS encoding cupin domain-containing protein, whose translation MDIRNIAEMQAFKTKDGSEIRELLAYRNSIIKNQSLAEARVPVNQSTQEHYHSKAEEIYFITSGVGRIRIENEVRDVKAGDAIAIPPGQKHKLWNTGQETLKLLCCCAPAYEHSDTIITEP comes from the coding sequence ATGGATATAAGAAACATTGCAGAAATGCAGGCGTTCAAAACCAAGGATGGATCGGAAATCCGGGAACTCCTGGCTTACCGGAATTCAATCATCAAAAATCAAAGTCTGGCAGAGGCGCGTGTTCCGGTAAATCAAAGTACGCAGGAGCATTATCACTCCAAGGCAGAAGAAATTTATTTTATTACATCGGGCGTTGGAAGGATCCGGATTGAAAACGAAGTCCGGGACGTGAAGGCGGGCGACGCGATCGCCATTCCGCCGGGGCAAAAGCACAAACTTTGGAATACGGGCCAGGAAACGCTCAAACTGCTCTGCTGCTGCGCTCCGGCATATGAGCATAGCGACACAATCATAACGGAGCCTTAG
- a CDS encoding rhodanese-like domain-containing protein codes for MDHSPGFLKIVNEAQPRVKEITIEQARERLAKNPKAVLIDVREDSEWQKGHAAEAMHLGKGILERDIEKAIPDQNTELIMYCGGGFRSIMSADNAQKMGYKNVYSLAGGYKAMLQGQWPMKT; via the coding sequence ATGGATCATTCACCTGGGTTCTTGAAGATCGTTAACGAGGCGCAACCACGCGTCAAAGAAATCACCATCGAGCAGGCCCGCGAACGCCTTGCGAAAAATCCCAAGGCCGTCCTTATCGACGTGCGTGAGGATTCCGAATGGCAGAAAGGGCATGCTGCTGAAGCGATGCACCTGGGAAAAGGCATTCTGGAACGTGATATCGAGAAAGCCATTCCCGATCAGAATACAGAGCTGATCATGTATTGTGGCGGCGGCTTTCGTTCCATCATGTCCGCAGACAATGCCCAGAAGATGGGCTACAAGAATGTCTATTCGCTGGCAGGGGGGTACAAAGCCATGCTGCAAGGCCAATGGCCGATGAAGACTTAA
- a CDS encoding glycerol-3-phosphate acyltransferase — protein sequence MSQLTWILIASYFLGCIATGFYLVRIRIGKDVREMGSGNIGARNVGRVLGSSGFWITLVGDFAKGAAAVWVARYFTADNHVTALAMLAAVLGHVWPIQLRFRGGKGIATSLGALAVCDFHLALTFVGLFAVIYLILRRTTLGGLVAFACLPLASMFMDHDPLKVVLISILAGLVLLAHRKNLVEEITSFVLRRNPETKADQPIK from the coding sequence GTGAGTCAACTCACTTGGATCTTGATTGCCAGTTATTTTCTGGGGTGTATCGCAACGGGCTTTTACTTGGTGCGCATCCGCATCGGCAAGGATGTCCGGGAAATGGGTAGCGGAAACATTGGTGCCAGAAATGTTGGTCGTGTCCTGGGCTCATCTGGGTTTTGGATAACCCTGGTGGGAGATTTTGCGAAGGGGGCGGCAGCAGTCTGGGTGGCCAGATACTTTACCGCAGATAACCATGTAACGGCACTCGCGATGCTTGCCGCGGTTCTTGGTCATGTCTGGCCAATTCAGCTAAGATTTCGTGGTGGAAAGGGGATTGCGACTTCCTTGGGTGCACTCGCGGTTTGCGATTTCCATCTGGCTCTTACTTTTGTTGGTTTGTTCGCGGTTATTTATCTCATCCTGCGCCGCACCACTCTCGGCGGCCTGGTAGCTTTCGCCTGTCTCCCCCTGGCCAGCATGTTTATGGATCATGATCCGCTGAAAGTTGTGTTGATTTCGATATTGGCGGGCCTCGTCCTGTTGGCACACCGAAAGAATTTGGTAGAGGAAATCACTTCCTTCGTATTACGCCGAAACCCCGAAACGAAAGCGGATCAACCAATCAAATAA
- a CDS encoding DUF2071 domain-containing protein has protein sequence MKATLNREEGRGPQGEDARQRLLSRRGEPLFYSDWLRPLFIHYEVDPEVLQREVPFPLDLRDGKAYVSVVAFTMARLRPVFGGKIAELAFLPIASHGLLNVRTYVQHEGERGIYFLSEWIPNRLSVALGPRTFGLPFLSGKLSYLHHHESGMVQGEVTSNKNCFAYAATFDSEVKFDLCAPGSLDEFLVERYTAFTCVKGKKRFFRIWHPPWSQKRVNVSVLEEGLLMNKWSWFKGASLVGANYSEGAKAVWMGRPHRIH, from the coding sequence ATGAAAGCCACTCTCAATCGGGAAGAGGGAAGGGGGCCGCAAGGTGAAGATGCGAGACAAAGGTTGCTGTCCAGGCGAGGTGAACCATTATTCTACAGCGATTGGTTAAGGCCGTTGTTCATCCACTATGAAGTGGATCCTGAAGTGCTGCAAAGAGAGGTGCCATTTCCCCTGGATTTGCGGGATGGCAAAGCGTACGTGAGTGTGGTGGCATTTACGATGGCAAGACTCCGCCCCGTGTTTGGAGGAAAGATTGCAGAGTTGGCGTTTCTGCCAATTGCCTCGCATGGCTTGCTGAATGTAAGGACGTATGTGCAGCATGAGGGAGAGCGCGGCATTTACTTCCTGTCCGAGTGGATTCCCAACCGACTAAGCGTGGCGCTCGGTCCAAGGACATTTGGCTTGCCATTTCTGTCGGGGAAACTCAGCTATTTGCACCATCATGAGAGTGGGATGGTCCAAGGTGAAGTAACATCCAATAAGAACTGCTTCGCGTACGCTGCAACATTTGATTCGGAAGTTAAATTCGATCTTTGCGCGCCTGGGTCATTGGATGAATTTCTCGTTGAAAGGTACACAGCTTTCACATGCGTCAAAGGGAAGAAGAGATTCTTCAGGATTTGGCATCCGCCATGGTCGCAAAAAAGGGTGAATGTATCGGTTCTCGAAGAGGGCCTGTTAATGAACAAATGGTCTTGGTTTAAGGGAGCAAGTTTAGTGGGAGCGAATTATTCGGAAGGTGCCAAAGCGGTGTGGATGGGACGACCGCATCGAATCCATTAG
- a CDS encoding DMT family transporter — protein sequence MSGTKSNGIITSWLMLAVFLWGASNAGSKFVLASWPPIWVGTTRFLCAGLLMLAILRWTTWLGVPKPIKPALKRDLWLRGGLSLAIYIVAFNWAMQLTSASHVALYLGASPVWALLWEERPSRNWRSAQRYGATLLALSGVVVLVWPSLKFGNTRLGGEMLGLTASIMWANYGRQGRVLAASLTGAEVSAHTMWRAGLLLLPLALIEIFGRELVWRADLVLVQTYCFVGGGVCAYALWNNALMHWPTSRVFLFNNLIPLSTMSWAYFCLNEPFTKTFLEAMVLIVSGVVLGQVKWEKVMGRWWAPMD from the coding sequence GTGTCTGGAACAAAGTCGAACGGAATTATTACCAGCTGGTTGATGCTGGCGGTATTTTTGTGGGGTGCGAGCAATGCAGGAAGCAAGTTCGTCCTCGCTTCGTGGCCGCCAATCTGGGTTGGAACCACACGATTTTTGTGTGCGGGATTATTGATGCTCGCCATTTTACGCTGGACCACGTGGCTAGGAGTTCCCAAACCGATTAAACCCGCGTTGAAGCGGGATTTGTGGCTGCGGGGGGGATTGAGTCTGGCGATTTACATTGTCGCATTCAATTGGGCCATGCAACTTACGTCGGCCTCACACGTCGCCTTATATCTCGGAGCTTCTCCAGTTTGGGCACTTCTTTGGGAGGAAAGGCCGTCCAGAAACTGGCGGTCTGCTCAAAGATATGGGGCTACCCTGCTGGCTTTGAGCGGGGTAGTGGTCTTGGTATGGCCATCCTTGAAGTTTGGCAACACCAGGTTGGGCGGTGAAATGCTTGGGTTGACTGCCAGCATCATGTGGGCAAATTATGGTCGTCAGGGACGAGTTTTGGCTGCCTCGCTTACCGGTGCCGAAGTGAGCGCGCATACCATGTGGCGGGCTGGTTTGCTGCTGCTTCCACTGGCTTTAATTGAAATCTTCGGGCGCGAACTGGTCTGGCGGGCAGATTTGGTGCTCGTGCAGACTTATTGTTTTGTGGGTGGCGGCGTGTGTGCCTATGCACTTTGGAACAACGCACTCATGCACTGGCCGACGAGCCGGGTTTTTTTGTTTAACAATTTAATTCCCCTCAGTACGATGTCATGGGCTTATTTCTGCCTCAACGAACCATTCACCAAAACCTTTCTGGAAGCCATGGTTTTGATCGTGAGCGGAGTCGTTTTAGGCCAGGTGAAATGGGAGAAAGTAATGGGACGATGGTGGGCTCCCATGGATTAA
- a CDS encoding aminotransferase class V-fold PLP-dependent enzyme: protein METRAPLIFKIANEDWEIDLIHQLNYKTFVEEIPQHAPSASQRLVDRFHAENTYLICLSGRKLVGMLAARANRPFSLDQKMSNLDSYLPLNRSLCEIRLLSVDKKYRTGQVFQGLLSLIWQHFVENGYDMGIISGTTRQLKLYKHLGFIPFGPLVGPEGAQYQPMYLSIESFEAGVREFLSARAPRHVQRPTVNFLPGPVALSRNVRRAFEAAPESHRSEGFVTDFQATKQILCELTGAKNMEILLGSGTLANDAVAAQLSLEQKPGLIVTNGEFGERLVDHARRQALDFELVQYPWGKSFDLELIKQRIAAVHPSWLWCVHCETSAGLVNNLEALKRICAEHNVKLCVDAISSIGTLPVNLEGVFLASCSSGKGLRSFPGLGMVFFNHQIEPSTKLPRYLDLGLYAKNLGVAFTHSSNLLYALNAAVKKVNWAERFSLLSQTSAWLRSKLKEIGFNLLAEDHEASSAVVSISLPSQINSLKVGAQLQEAGFLLSYNSDYLRRHNLIQICIMGEFTQEKLVSLLNHLNRICFRRTQSTPTPNVPIAGS, encoded by the coding sequence ATGGAAACGCGCGCTCCACTTATTTTCAAGATCGCCAACGAGGACTGGGAAATTGATCTGATCCATCAACTCAATTACAAGACATTCGTCGAGGAAATCCCACAACATGCCCCTTCCGCGAGTCAACGGTTGGTGGATAGGTTTCATGCGGAGAATACTTATTTGATTTGCCTGAGCGGTCGAAAACTAGTGGGAATGCTGGCGGCTCGCGCCAACCGCCCGTTTTCACTCGACCAAAAGATGAGCAATCTGGACTCCTACCTGCCACTTAATCGATCTCTTTGCGAAATTCGCCTCTTGTCCGTCGATAAGAAATACCGAACCGGCCAGGTGTTTCAGGGTTTGCTGTCCTTAATATGGCAACATTTTGTGGAGAACGGCTATGACATGGGAATCATCTCTGGGACCACCCGGCAATTGAAGCTATACAAGCACCTGGGTTTTATTCCTTTTGGACCTTTGGTTGGTCCTGAAGGAGCCCAGTATCAACCGATGTATTTGAGCATCGAGTCGTTTGAGGCTGGCGTTCGAGAATTTCTTAGTGCGCGGGCGCCACGCCACGTCCAACGTCCAACGGTGAATTTTCTGCCGGGACCTGTTGCCCTCAGTCGAAACGTCCGCAGGGCTTTTGAAGCGGCGCCCGAGTCACACCGTTCCGAAGGCTTTGTAACGGACTTTCAAGCGACCAAACAGATTCTTTGCGAGCTTACCGGCGCGAAGAATATGGAAATTCTTCTCGGTTCAGGCACTTTAGCCAATGACGCAGTGGCAGCTCAGTTGTCCCTGGAGCAAAAGCCCGGCCTGATCGTCACTAACGGTGAGTTTGGTGAAAGATTGGTGGATCATGCGCGGCGTCAAGCGTTGGATTTTGAGTTGGTGCAATATCCTTGGGGGAAATCATTCGACTTGGAACTCATCAAACAGCGTATCGCCGCGGTTCATCCGAGTTGGCTATGGTGTGTTCATTGTGAAACCTCTGCCGGTTTGGTAAACAACCTAGAAGCGTTGAAGCGGATTTGTGCGGAACACAACGTGAAGCTCTGCGTGGATGCGATTAGTTCGATTGGCACGCTGCCCGTAAACCTTGAAGGAGTGTTTCTTGCCTCCTGCTCGAGCGGCAAGGGATTACGATCATTCCCTGGCTTGGGAATGGTTTTCTTTAATCATCAAATTGAACCTTCCACCAAATTGCCTCGTTACCTCGACTTGGGATTATATGCGAAGAACCTGGGAGTGGCTTTCACACACTCATCCAATTTGCTCTATGCCTTAAATGCCGCGGTCAAAAAGGTCAATTGGGCCGAGCGATTTTCTCTACTAAGTCAAACCTCAGCATGGCTGCGGAGCAAATTGAAAGAAATTGGATTCAACCTCCTGGCGGAAGATCATGAGGCTTCTTCCGCAGTGGTTTCAATCTCACTTCCGTCGCAGATCAATTCTTTAAAAGTAGGTGCACAACTTCAGGAAGCCGGGTTCCTGTTAAGCTACAATAGCGACTATTTGCGAAGGCATAATTTGATTCAGATTTGCATCATGGGCGAGTTTACCCAGGAAAAGTTGGTCTCACTGCTGAACCATCTGAACCGAATTTGTTTCCGCCGGACGCAATCCACGCCAACTCCGAACGTTCCGATTGCCGGGAGTTAG